TTGTATGGTCTTTGTGATTATGTGATTACGGGAAATGGGTTTGGGTAAGAGCTCTAGACATGTACAGCATGAGAATTGATTAAATATTTCAGATAATAGCCATTTACAAACAGAGTTATTATTAGTTTTAAAGAGCGCAGTCGGCTCCCTGTTATAATGTTTTATGGCCTTTGAAAGACACAAGTTGGAAAGTATAAGTATTGTCTAATTTTCTCTTTCATAACAGTAAAGTCCCGGGTTACGTGAAGATGATTGCACCAGAAGGAGCATTAGTTTTTCACGAAAAGGCTTGGAATGCCTACCCATACTGTCGCACTAGTAAGTACACGCAGAAGTGTGCTTGTGTTATTTGAATTGCATTAATGATAAAGTTATGGCAAGTAATTTGTCAGTGAGGAAATATGCAATTGATTCACTAGTAGATGCTAGTGACCAGTTACCCACAGCCCTTCCTGTCTCATGTTTCCCTACCAGCTGGCTTGCCAGCCAGGCTGCAATTGTGGAAGTCCTCTGTATGATTCAGATGTTTTCCCCAGTATTTCACCATCCTGGACTGCAGCTGACAACAGTAGACCTTTTGATTCAGAGATCCACTGCAAGTGGGAGAATCACTCTAACCAGAACTTGCAGCAGGTGGAAGGCTGATTCATGCGCTGCTATGACCAACTCATCGAGGCTGAGGAAGAAGGACTACCAGCTGCAGTCCGAGACAGGGAAATTTGAGAGATCCATAGAACAAGAGCCTCGTATTCCTCTATTATTTACTACAAAATACTTGGCAAATAAATTGTTTGCACAGAAGAAACTTAGACTTGTTATTATTTAATAGTTTTGATAGTGCACTTAGCCACTACAGAAATAGGCATTTTATAAATGCATTTCAAATAATACTAAAaatgtacagttttttgttaattatttgatactgatgctcttttttttttctcttttcctttttactcTGCAGTTGTGACGGTGAGTTACTCATTACCTCTTTTtggaggtttttttgttgttgttaaaggCCTAGTCCCACCAGAAAATCCACCCATTAGCCATTCCATGTCCTCTAGGACAGGAGGGGTCTAACACCAAGTTAGATGATCACAGCTCATTTTTATGCCAGGAAACTTCCACAAAGTTGAGTTTGATGTGACATCTTCCACTACCTGCTTCAAATCCTTTAACATAAAACTTAATCTACAATTTTCAttgacatatttgtttaatttttataaGGCCAGTTTGCATTTGCATAAAGTAAACAGATATTACTTTATGTATGCAACAAATGCTCATCAGCATATGCCACAAATATTTGATCCACTCTCTGTTCCTTGATATTTGCTTCTCTGTCCTTTTGATGTTTGAAGTTCAGAGCCCACTATTGCTTTACATTACTGGCAAGTTAACTAGCGTTACTAATATTAAAAATAGACCAGAGCTGAGTGGTATAGCATCACCAGTGTTGCTTTAGTCTGATTGGTTAATTGGATTTAGCTGCAGGTTTTACGTCTCACAACCTTCCATTCATAGTGTTGTTGGTACCAGCCAAGATCAGCTGTAACTGTCAGTGTAGGGGACCTGCCTGACTTCTGAGTGACAGCTTGTCATTGCTTCACTTCAACAAATAAAGAATGTTATTTGTCTCCTACTTTTCAGAATGAGTACATGAAGGATGACTTCATGATTAAGATCGAGACCTGGCACAAACCTGACATGGGAACAGTAGAAAATGTAAGTGAAAAGGAATGCTGGGGGTATCCCAGAAGTGCATTGAAATTCTGTCAAATGAGAGGGGGAAGGAAAATCTATATAATATTGAGAAATGCTGGATAGTGCGGGTTGAAGTAAATGTTTAGACACCTGAGAAATGTCCATGATTTTTATGTCCCTATGTTGAGATACAGGCTCCTATTTAaaagccacaaaacacaggCTGGCCAGCCTTATGTTGATAAATCTTTCTGTCATACACTTGCATGATAGAAGGGTCCAAGTTAGAGTTTACACGGCAGTTTTGAATTTGCATGTGATTTGATTTAGACTCAacaaatttgaatgaaaaacaaatgcctctttttctccctgttttgCACTGAAATGTTTccactttgttttctttatgcAGGTCCATGAACTGGATGAGCAGACGTGGAGGACTGTCGAAGTCGTACCCATAGATATTGCAAACAAAGAAGAAGTGGCCCCAGGGGTGAGTCTTGATTATGGATGATGTTTAATGAAGATCTCCTATAAGCCACACAttaagaagttaaaaaaaaaagtttaatagaCCTGAATACGGGACAATATTTTTGCTGGAAcacatttcttaaaaaaaaaaaagtgagggctttatgggttttttttgttttgttttgtttttttaactagaAAATTATGTATTTACAGTTGCTTATGCAGGTAAAGCAGCTGTGCCTCAGGAGTTTGAGTGGGTCAGAAGGTTAGGGGCTTGATCCCTGGCTACTctagtctgcatgtcaaagtaTCTTTGGGCAAAATGCTGAATTCAGAGTTTGCCTGTATGTATCCATTTTAGTGTGACTGTTTGTACATGTTAGAAGAGTGCTTGACTAAAGAATAAAAATCACTtatatggatgtgtgtgtgattggttGAATGAGACTTGTAAAAAGCTCTTTGAGTGTTCTTACAAGTCTTTGAGTATAAAAGCAGTACCAGTCCATATCTAATTTACAAAGCTTTGAATTAATTTGTTTTCAGCCttaaggctgtttttttttccacattattGTCCATGTGCTCTCCACCTCCACAGAAAGTAGGACTGTGGGAATTTAACCTACACAGGGGCTATGAGATGCTTTCGTGTATGGACCTTCGAGAGAAGGCAACAGAGTGATAGACTCTGCATAGTTTGAATGCTGATTGCTTTCAAAGGATATCTGAAAGGGACCCATCACAGGAGAGTAGGTCCATTAGGTGTCCATCAATACTCAGTTTCACTTCACTACAAAAATAAGTTCTTTAGCCTGTCTATGTCtacaacaaaatcaaatgtaagGATCACCAAGAGCACAAACAGGACTATATTACCTGAGGGCTGTACTATGAAGATAGATTAGTTGGTTTGCCAGGTACCAAACTTTTTAGTGTCACAAAGGTGGTTCTCTTTTTACCTGGCTGGATCACCATGATAACATTAATTTGATTATCACATGCTCTGTGTTGTGATGATCAGCTCACCAGATAAATGACTTTGTGCAGGATTTCCTTACTTACAGGTAGGGCAAGGCAATATGACCAAAAGAGTTTATCACgagatatatatttgaaaatttgcgataacgatataacttgacgatataattgatgcaagacaaaatactttacaactccacaaaaAGAGGTGGTTTGGAACATGAAACTGCAGtaaaaaacagtcagataagtctaACTTTACTCACACAATttagttatacacacacaatacgataatattatgttgaagtaCAGttcgtatcactccgcgaggctcctcactacggtagccgtaatgctccgacaatccatcaagcggtgcagcgtcacagcttaccaaagtcgcactaaaacattttttaaacagatttttgagcgccggaCAAAAACcaaagttgcaccatttttacaaaccaattctgtttcatctgtttcattcaacgatttgcttttgcccttctcattctccgtcgccatcatgctttttccaccatgtgtgtatgaaaacaaaggctctGCGCATACGTGTTTTatccatattctatcgcgatatttcattttcttatcattgcctaacattataccggtattaccatgaacagtataatatggcccagccctacttacAGGATTGTTGCATTTTGCcattatattttcataaacttaaataataacaatagtaATAACATTTGAGAAAGTGCTTTACAGTTTGAACACCTGGAGGCAACCACTGTTGTGGATTGGCACTTTATAAATAACTTGAATTTTATTGAATAAAATCACACATTAAAGACAAGTTTATATGTccaaaagtgcaaaaacacagtcAAGCATATGGTTTTATATTCATTCCTGCATACATACTAACCTCTGTCATTAGCACTGAAAACAACTGAAAGAATAAGTACCAAAATATCTTGTTTTTGCTCTGTCATCTGTTATCTGATAACATTTGGAGTAACTGATTTGGAGTAAATTGTGCTCGCTTGATTCATTTTGTGCAGGAGAAGAGTCAAATTATGTTCAAAGCTACACAGAGCTttgtacacagcaaaatctccagtgttaaattaacactagagagtgtctatatgagtccacacctctgagtgttaaatacaacactgttgagtgttaaattaacacttttgacagtgttatatgtttaaaagtaacctagtcagttttgcagattaacaatggctaacactgagcagtgctgattttctaacactggaaaataactcaaaatgttagaaatattccagtgttagaaaaccagcactgctcagtgttagccattgttaatcttcaaaactgactaggttacttttaacacTGTCAacgtggcctcacaaaattatcatgaCCACAACGACCGTGGatggacattgctgctcaatcacagctgcctgatcaatgtttttcattagcaatttagcaaagttgatggtggcggtgtgcatgtctgtgtgcgtgaaagacagagggagaaaaagggagagcgagcgacagattttctgttataacctccatgttatggacgcacagtgtctgtctaacccctgcgagtcaatcgtaaaGTTTGAGTAGaagctgaataacgcgactgaaaaaatcgcagtGTATGTCCAGCTTAAAATGTTCCTGTTAAAATTCCTAATTCTGCTATCACAGTATCCCAGCAGatggttttattattttgtccCTGCATAATCTATTCATTTGTCTTTTGTGTGACTATGATCTATGTCTTTTGCTTCTGTCAATTTAACATTTTGTCACCGTCTGACTTGAAAGGAATGCCCTTATAGTTTGTGTTATTAAATAAACTATAAATCTGTCTTTTGGAGCAGCTCAGTAATCCATTGGGCCATCAGTTAGAACATAAATCATTGTACTTCTGGTTGAAAATTTTAAAGGTGGTATTAAGGCATTGTCATTGAGGTGGGTCTCGATTGTCCCAGTGTTTCTTATACTGACTCCTGTAAAGTAATGACTTAAGTGGATCAGTGTGGAGGTCAAGGCTTAATCTAAATGTCCATCTGCTCCAGCTATTCGCCACACTTTCCCAACAAAGCTAATGGATTAAAACAGCACAGTAAACCTTGAGCTCAGGATTTAGGGCATGTAACAGAGATACGTTCTTGCTCTTCTTCAGTGTTACAGGCCATCCTGAACTCTGCTGAAAGGGTAGGCTGGATTCAGTGTGACTGAGACAGCAAGATTTAGGGCAtgtaacagagagagagagattgttgcTCTTCGTCAGTGTTGATATATTGGCAGGGTGATATAGCGGCCTATATTGGCAGTTTAACTGATATATTTGTGTCTGGATTTATGACcaagaaatgaaaattaaaaatgtaaaaaagagaCAGGAACAGCACCCTTTAATACTCAGTGTTGATATTCCATAGTTTATCCACTAGATGGGACTCTGCATCTTCTTTGTTGACAACACATTTGGGACACCACAAACAGAACAACCAGCTAGCAACGTTTGGTAGAGGGTAAAGAAGTAATTTCAGGGATATCAGATTTTTAATCGCCAAATATCACATTGGTCCGAAAAATCGTTGGGCTCTAGTCTGTGTAGTATCTGCAGTCTTCAAAGAATCGTGCCTTCTCTGTGCTCCTGCAGCAGACAAGTTGATGTTCTGCAACATTTAAAGATTTCTTTTCCTTTGACTCTCCTGCAGGACTATAAGCCAGAAGAAGACCCTGCGCTTTTTCACTCAGCCAAAACAGACAGAGGACCTTTAGGCCCTGAATGGAAGGTACCAGACATGGACACAGAATCTTGCTCATTTTTGTCCTTTGTTTCTTAATCCTAATCCTGTCTTTATTTATGCTTTTCCTGTGTGCTCTTTGCAGAGTGAGCTGAAGGCAGATTGTCCTTACATGTGTGCATACAAACTGGTCACTGTCAAGTTCAAATGGTGGGGTCTGCAGACCAAAGTGGAAAACTTCATCCACAGGGTAACATATGCTCTCCTCTCTCATCAGATAAAGGAGAAGTCTTATATAGTCTTTAAGTATTTTAAGGTCACTGAGGTACactactttctttttctttctttctttcttttttaaaaaaaaacatttaacttttttagtgtttttattatCATGATAAGCTTTTCAATTTATGTCCTGTCTTTGCATGCTAGAGTTGAGTGTGGCTTGTGTTTTACACAAGTGTGATGAATGTGACATAAAGACATGAAGGAAACAAATCTTTCTTGCTGTTggtcactaaagcacttctgtaTTTTGGAAAATCTGTCTTTATTTCAGCTGCTGTACAACCTTTatggtattctttttttttcttttttttttccatttaaatgtcTGTCTGTTTTCCACAGCAAGAAAAGCGTATTTTCACCAACTTCCACCGCCAGTTGTTCTGTTGGATTGACAAATGGGTGGGTTTGACCATGGAGGACATCAGGCGGATGGAAGAGGAGACTCAAAAAGAGCTTGAGGAGGTAATTAACTCAAACAGAATCCAATCTGAAATAACTGTCCTTGTCTCGGGGTAGTTTAAAGTTGAAATTACATACAGTTGTCTCCATATTTAGAAATGTTTGGAAATCTGTGGTAATGGTTTGAAATATTTGACCGGGCTGTTGGAGAAGACACAACATGATTCGTGTTCGCGATTTAACCCTTTTGCTCCTGAATTTCACATTAGATGCGTCAGAAAGGAGATGTTCGAGGCACCTGTGCCACAGATGAGTAGAACCCCGTTGCTGTAGGTCTGACACTAGAGGCAGGCTGAGTAAGTTTCATCATGAGTGATGGTTACACTGCATGGATCAGTCTCCACTCCATGGCTTCAGGCTGTTGTCGTCCTGCTGTTTTTAACCTATATCTGGAACCAACCAGTGTTCTCTTGTCTCTTACACTTTATATCCCAGTGTCATTTTTTTCATTCTGACCTTCCTCTCCTTTTATCCCTTTATCTCCTTTAtttcctatttttatttttatttctttaaatgtgtGGATTTCAgttcttaattatttttttgtattcatgACAATCAAAACTAGAATGAGCGTTAAGGCTGTCGATGAGGATTCTTAATTATATTCAGCAGCACTACCAGGGGCAGTAGGTACCTCTGAGGGACATATCCACCTACCTGGTAAAGCCAGCTATATCAGGTAGATGGATATGTCCCTCGCAGAGAAAGAGCATGTTGTAATTATGGAATATAAGTAGGCTGCTGTCAGctgaaaaaaggcaaaacatATTAATAATGTTTGAGGGTTTTTCTTCTATTCAgtaattttatgttttatgacaCTTAATAACAGCAGCCTAATTACATATATTAGCTAGCTTAATGGTTGTAGtttttcttcaaaataaaactctcAAATACTTAGACCCAATGGGAGTGTAATTAGGTCTGAAATAATTTAACAGCAACCGCGTGGTAATGATGGCAGAGTGTTCACAAGCCAACTCCACAAAGACAGATTTACAGTCCTCTCTTAGGCAGTTTTTcagattgaattgaatttaatcttttttaatcaaatattcatattttaaaCACTTTAATCTAATTATTTGGCATATTTTGTAATGTGTTAGTGGGTGGGATGTATTTTTAACACATATTTCTGTTGAAATTGACACACCTACTATACAAGTAGTTATGTCTCTGAATGTAATCCAATATAATTTGAACCTATGTGAATGGGGGTAACGAAAGGTAATAAGTGAAAGTTATAAGTAAAAGAGGGTTTGCAACAAATTCATGTAAGACAGAGATTCTTCTCAATATCTATGAccaatacattttaaacattgtaTGTAAAAACCTTCAATGATAAGATAAGGAATAGgattgtgatcattttcattttccccCTCCTGCCTGCTACTGTTTGTCATTTTCGCTCACATTTTAAGATTTTCTTTCAGCTCCCACACCTTCACGTCAGGCACTTTCATTTTTCCTCctcatgttttgtgtttgtgatgcttattgttgttttttttctttgatttttggAAGTCGGCTGCATGCTCTttactaacagacttaaaacatCAACAGTTTGGCAAAGAGAATTCTTTTGTGTTTGGCTTAGCCATATGTCAGTTTTCTGCCTCTCATTTAGGTCTAGTTTGTGTACATTGAACTAAAATATGTGAACTAAAGTGGggcaaaatgtttatttttaatgttatctgtgtttaaaaaaaaaaagttgtttaaaaaaaagtttaagcaTCACTTGACTTTTTCCACACATTCAACACACAAGCTGACTactgccttttctttttcattcagcTGCGTAAAACAGGTCAGATTCGAGGCACCAGTGCTGCTCATGAGCAGTGAGGCAAATCAACCAAACCCTGTCACGATGATGTCATCAGAGACATGTCCACCACGCTGAGGAAATGGCCCTGATTGTCGCCTCTTCGCTTCCTGTCTCACATGATTCATTGGGGGGTTTGAAATGATTGGTTAACAGTACTGTACAGATCCTACCCCCAGTCACAAGCCTCCTGTTCactcagagaagaaaaaaaaaaaaaatcaaaaaaagaacaaaacaaaaaaaaaaggttttgcattcatataaaaagaaaaaaaaactttgcacAGATCGTAAATTGCCTGATATGTAATTGTTAGTTGATTATTCCAATGGGCTTTGTTTTTATCCAGGTGTGTAAATGGTGACTCACAAAGTCAAGCCTTTTAAATTCATTAGAATGTTTTTAGCTACACGTTCCCACACAAATTTCTATGAGATGATTGAAGCAGGTATCAGACAATTGAATTCACCACGTTCTCCTTGTATTATAACTGTCTGTCTCTACTTTAAACCTCGTCTCTCCCCTCAGTATTGTCGATATACTTGTCCTGGTAAAAGGTTTTTCTCGGTTCTCTGCCCTTGTTCCACTGGCCCACTATGtctggcctttttttttcttctttattttgaaTTCTCAGGCAGATCCATGCCTATTTTTTTTATGGTTTAAAAGCAAAGATGATGCTCATGCATGATGGGTAATTTATTTTTGCCCACCCCTTTCTTCGACACAAGTGCATGTGGACAACAGCAACTCCTCACTTTTAAACTGTCGCTGCATGTCTACAGCCACTGCAGtgcgtgttgtgtgtgttgtttagAGGGCAAGTCAGTACCCTCCACGAGAGTATGTACTTTACATCTCTGTGTTGGCGTACGCATCtgtgtgcttgtttgtgtttttaactgcCTTCACTCTTAAAACTGTCAGTCTGGGGACTGAGATGGTTAACATTCAGCATAAGATCAAGGCTTCTGAGTGCTCtcacaccaccagcagcctcttGAACTTTGCCTCATGCTGTCGCTGCATGGCCTTTCTCCTTGGCTAGGGCTTTAACTGGAGGACCGTCAAACCTCCCCAAAagcttcttcttgtttttttttaaattttctgtttTAGATTTAAATGAGGATGAGAGTCTGTGCACTGCTGCGTGCATGAATCaaggtagtttttttttttttttaaatatctttctCAAACTACTGTTTCCACTCTACTGACAGAACAAATGGGTCCAGGCAGATCTGCCATGTTTGTTACAGATGTGGATTagcttagtttttttgtttgtccacccacacacacaattacttttttttttttctaaagctttTCACCTAAGTTAACTAACTACAAGAAGGTAGTATAGTATGAGGTCACTGCAAATTTGACTCTTGCAGTGAGCTAGTCAGAGCCTCATCTAGAAAATGTGTTGATCACTTCCCTCTgtcacaaacttttttttctggctGCATGGACTTGAGGTTAGAGCAGTGTATCACAGCACGGGCTgagtttttttatatatatattgaagTTAACACAGATCAGGTCAGGCTCAATGTAAAATATTTAGGATGTTTTTTATGATGACGTAGTTTGGTTAAGGCTTttgatcgtgtgtgtgtgtgtgtgtgtgtgtgtgtgtgtgtgtgtgtgtgtgtcagaattTGTAGGTTTTGATAGAACCtatctctgtgtgtttctgtttaacAGGTAAAAGAGAGCCTTTAAGTGTACTTTATAAAAGGCCCGATTTTACAGATAAAGCGCTCATCAGCATTGTCAGGTTTatcatttaatactgtattgctACAAGTAACTCTAAGGAAGTTGGAATGTCAGTGGAGCACATAACAGCTTTGTGGATAGCATGCTGCTAAAGCAGAGCAAACTGTTCACGTCTTGAACTgtacctcatccatgcttatgAATGTACAGCTACACAGATAAAGGGATAGATTTTACAGGATGTTAATAACTCCGGGAGCACTGACATGTTTCACACCTGTACAAACATGACATGGACCTGTTATATCACCAGTACGAGGACAAATAGGTTTAACAAAACAGCTAATTTgcatgctctttttttttttttctttaggttttttttctctctgtttgatCTCTTGATGCTTTTAAGAAACTCTTGAATTGCATCACACAAGAAGGAAGTGGCCTCTCCCAAAATCCAGCTCCATTCAGCTTGACCTCTGAATTATATGACGAGGAGTGAAAAGCCTGAGTTTGATGACGGGAGTCGCCTTTTGTAGCATTACCAGTGATGCCAGGTATGACTGTGAGGGGAGGGATAGAAGCTTAGGGAACAGACGGAGTCAAAAATACTGTTTTCTTTATTGTAATCATGAAAAAGCATCTGCAAAAtctactgttgttttttttccctctgttttctttttgtttgttttgaaagaCAAAGATTCACAGTGTAttcagtcttttcttttctgataAGGCAAAATTCAGGGGAATTAGTAGTGAATGTAATAAAAATTAGTTCTTTTTTCCTGCAGCGTCCAAGCTGTGACAGAAGGTCTAGACAATGGAACATAACAAAATAtctaataaatttaaaaaaataagcaaatcAGTTCTGTTTATGAatcatttgtgtgtttatttgtgggGATGATATTcccttttattttgcttttttaagcTTGCCATACAATAGATTTTGCATATCTAATCAATTCAGTTGGCCAATCAAGAACATAgactttaagataagatggaaaTTGTTGACCTGAAAAGGGTAAGCCAGTCCAGAACATAAACACCTGAAATGGCCTACAGGGAGTAACTGATTAAAAAACTGTCCAGTAGAATAAAGTCTATCAGAAAACAGCCTTTCTGGTGTTGGATTGTATCACCAAACGTTTTTGATCAATTTATGATCTCAGTTGCTGGTTTAaagttttactgtttattttgtaaattctGGTTCCCATTAGAGTCAAAAAGGATGATAAAGCAAGGTTTAGGGCAGGGCTAACTTGTCATTTACAAGTTTCTACCATATGGAATCCACCTCTCTCATCAAGTCAGGTTAAAAAAAGATGATTAGCATTGAAGTTTGGAAAACAGGCATTAACAATAAGGTGATGTCACAGTTGCTATGGTGTATGATCAAGACATCTTATAAATGGTTAAATAAGATGTATTGCAAAGATTTcagggttgtttttttcattttgttagacTAAACTGGCAAGTTCACCAAtttagaattgtacaaaatgaaaaaggcGTCTGAAACCTTTCTCCATTCAATGATGAATGCTTATATTAAACATGATCATAGTCTTAAATAATAGTTAGTGTTTGCTGCTGTGGGCCAAAAGCCAACATAAACTTTGACGTTAATATATATATGCTTCATGCATGTATCATTTGGCAGAGTTATAACACAAAATGTAGATTGTAAATATAGATAATGGATAGTAAATCGGAGTTCCTGACATAACTACCATTTACTAGTAGTCACTAGTGATTCGTGTAATTCGTGCATGGAGGgcttcaccccaaatccagtaCCCTGAGACTaggctaagcggaaggaaggaggcCAAGGACCAGTGAGTGTCATAGCCACTATTTCTGATTTCTGAGACGACAACTCAGCATTCTGTCTGTATCATCTCATCGATGTTTAATGTAAATGCACAGATGACCAACCTTAtgttaaaagctttttttaaaattattattatttaattgaaGTCTCCTTTTATTTGCTGCAAGTAGCCATTCAAAGCCTTGCTTTAAAATTGCCTCTTTATTTAGCACATGTGGTGAGGAGCCTAGAGTTTCCATTGCGTTA
The Maylandia zebra isolate NMK-2024a linkage group LG7, Mzebra_GT3a, whole genome shotgun sequence DNA segment above includes these coding regions:
- the pitpnb gene encoding phosphatidylinositol transfer protein beta isoform isoform X1, producing MVLIKEYRVVLPVSVEEYQVGQLYSVAEASKNETGGGEGIEVLKNEPYEKDGEKGQYTHKIYHLKSKVPGYVKMIAPEGALVFHEKAWNAYPYCRTIVTNEYMKDDFMIKIETWHKPDMGTVENVHELDEQTWRTVEVVPIDIANKEEVAPGDYKPEEDPALFHSAKTDRGPLGPEWKSELKADCPYMCAYKLVTVKFKWWGLQTKVENFIHRQEKRIFTNFHRQLFCWIDKWVGLTMEDIRRMEEETQKELEELRKTGQIRGTSAAHEQ
- the pitpnb gene encoding phosphatidylinositol transfer protein beta isoform isoform X2 — encoded protein: MVLIKEYRVVLPVSVEEYQVGQLYSVAEASKNETGGGEGIEVLKNEPYEKDGEKGQYTHKIYHLKSKVPGYVKMIAPEGALVFHEKAWNAYPYCRTIVTNEYMKDDFMIKIETWHKPDMGTVENVHELDEQTWRTVEVVPIDIANKEEVAPGDYKPEEDPALFHSAKTDRGPLGPEWKSELKADCPYMCAYKLVTVKFKWWGLQTKVENFIHRQEKRIFTNFHRQLFCWIDKWVGLTMEDIRRMEEETQKELEEMRQKGDVRGTCATDE